One region of Pogona vitticeps strain Pit_001003342236 chromosome 1, PviZW2.1, whole genome shotgun sequence genomic DNA includes:
- the SYNCRIP gene encoding heterogeneous nuclear ribonucleoprotein Q isoform X7, with the protein MKTYRQREKQGTKVADSSKGPDEAKIKALLERTGYTLDVTTGQRKYGGPPPECVYSGQQPSVGTEIFVGKIPRDLFEDELVPLFERAGPIWDLRLMMDPLTGLNRGYAFVTFCNKAAAQEAVKLYNNHEIRSGKHIGVCISVANNRLFVGSIPKSKTKEQIVEEFSKVTESLTDVILYHQPDDKKKNRGFCFLEYEDHKTAAQARRRLMSGKVKVWGNVVTVEWADPIEDPDPEVMAKVKVLFVRNLANSVTEEILEKAFSQFGKLERVKKLKDYAFIHFDERDGAVKAMEGMNGKDLEGENIEIVFAKPPDQKRKERKAQRQAAKNQMYDDYYYYGPPHMPPPTRGRGRGGRGGYGYPPDYYGYEDDYYYYGYDYHNYRGGYEDPYYGYEDFQVGARGRGGRGARGAALSRGRGAAPPRGRAGYAQRGGPGSARGVRGARGGAQQQRGRGVRGARGGRGGNVGGKRKADGYNQPDSKRRQTNNQNWGSQPIAQQPLQGGDHSGNYGYKSENQEFYQDSFGQQWK; encoded by the exons ATGAAGACATATAGGCAGCGAGAAAAACAAGGGACCAAAGTGGCAGACTCTAGCAAAGGACCAGATGAAGCAAAAATCAAG GCACTTTTGGAGAGAACGGGTTACACGCTTGATGTAACAACTGGACAAAGGAAGTATGGTGGTCCTCCCCCTGAATGTGTCTATTCAGGACAGCAACCTTCTGTTGGCACTGAG ATATTTGTGGGTAAGATTCCAAGGGACTTATTTGAGGATGAGCTTGTTCCATTATTTGAGAGAGCTGGGCCCATCTGGGATCTGCGCTTAATGATGGACCCACTGACAGGCCTAAACAGAGGATATGCGTTTGTCACTTTTTGTAACAAAGCAGCAGCTCAGGAAGCTGTTAAATTG TATAACAATCATGAAATTCGTTCTGGAAAACACATTGGTGTATGTATCTCTGTTGCCAATAATAGGCTCTTTGTTGGCTCTATTCCTAAGAGTAAAACCAAGGAACAGATAGTTGAAGAATTTAGCAAAGTAACAG AGAGCCTCACAGATGTAATATTGTATCACCAACCTGATGacaaaaaaaagaacagagggttttgtttCCTTGAATATGAGGATCACAAAACTGCAGCACAAGCCAGGCGTAGATTAATGAGTGGAAAAGTGAAAGTCTGGGGTAATGTTGTTACAGTTGAATGGGCTGATCCCATTGAAGATCCAGATCCTGAAGTCATGGCAAAG gtgAAGGTGTTATTTGTGCGGAACCTTGCAAATTCAGTCACAGAGGAAATACTAGAAAAAGCCTTTAGTCAGTTTGGAAAATTGGAGCGAGTGAAGAAACTAAAGGATTATGCTTTTATTCACTTTGACGAACGTGATGGTGCTGTAAAG GCAATGGAAGGAATGAATGGCAAAGATTTAGAAGGAGAAAATATTGAGATTGTTTTTGCAAAGCCACCAGATCAAAAAAGGAAAGAACGGAAAGCGCAGAGGCAAGCTGCTAAAAATCAAAT gtatgatgattattattactacGGTCCTCCTCATATGCCTCCACCAACAAGAGGTCGAGGTCGAGGTGGTAGAGGTGGCTATGGATATCCTCCAGACTACTATGGATATGAAGATGATTACTATTATTATGGCTATGACTACCATAACTATCGTGGTGGATATGAAGATCCTTACTATGGTTATGAAGATTTTCAAGTTGGAGCTAGAGGAAGGGGTGGTAGAGGAGCAAGGGGTGCTGCTCTTTCCAGAGGTCGCGGGGCTGCTCCTCCCCGTGGCAGAGCCGGTTATGCACAAAGAGGTGGTCCTGGATCAGCAAGAGGTGTTCGTGGTGCGCGAGGAGGTGCCCAGCAACAAAGAGGCCGCGGGGTACGTGGTGCAAGGGGTGGCCGCGGTGGAAATGTAGGAGGAAAGCGCAAAGCTGATGGGTACAACCAGCCAGATTCCAAGCGGCGCCAGACCAATAATCAGAACTGGGGCTCCCAACCCATTGCTCAGCAACCGCTCCAAGGTGGTGATCATTCTGGTAACTATGGTTACAAATCTGAAAACCAGGAGTTTTATCAGGATTCTTTTGGGCAGCAGTGGAAGTAG